Genomic window (Lycium barbarum isolate Lr01 chromosome 2, ASM1917538v2, whole genome shotgun sequence):
ATAGCACCCCAAAGCTGTAAACATCACTCTTCTCATTTACCTTCATTGTGTAAGCAAGCTCTGCAAACAAATTAGAAATTAAGTATAGGATATTAGAAAATCGTGTTAAGCATTAAAGATTCTGAAGTGATGAATTCAAAAAAGTTACTACtagttataaaatatatatacctGGAGCTACATAGCCAAAAGTTCCAGCGAACGAAGTCCAATTAGAGGAGTTAGGCCTTAGGAGTTTGGCAGTGCCAAAATCAGAAACATGGGGATTGCCTTCAGCATCTAAGAGAACATTGTTACTTGATATATCTCTGTGAACTACAGGAGGAGAACACTCGTGATGCAAGTAACACAACGCGTTTGCTACCCCCTTGACAATATCAACCCTCTTGAGCCAATATAAATCTCTTGCTCTACCCTCATTGCTAAGGTTTTGTGACAAGTTTCCTCCTTCCAGCAACTCATAAACCAAGAATGAATGGCGTGCATGTGAACAAAATCCATAAATCTTTACAATATTCCGATGGCGGATGTTTACTAGAGTTTGTATTTCTTTTGAAAACCCTTTCAAGTTGTCATCAGATTCTTCATCATCTTCTAAAGCATGAACCTTTTTTACTGCAACAACTTGACCACATGGTAACTCAACCTTATAGACACTTCCATGTCCTCCCTTCCCAATGCAATATTTGCTATCAAAGTTCTCCGTTGCTGTAATTATGTTTTCATATGCTATCTTTCCATCAAAACCCCTAATTGAAAAAGAACTTCTGGATGGTTCTCTAGGCTGAATACTgatatttcttttcctttttgttaGAAAAAGAATGCAAGTAATCACAAGTAGAATCAGGgcaataaagataagagatagaGTTAAGGTCAGTATAAGCTTTCTACTTATTCTCTTTTTTTTCCTCAATGAAGAGCAAGGGCTCATACCAGTATGATTACTGCTGCATAAATCCTTGTTATCTCTTAATTCTTCAAGCGAAGCATTTTGAAAAGCCTTGATCTTGGGAAGGGGACCGACCAATTGATTGGAACATATATCGATTGACCTCAAA
Coding sequences:
- the LOC132628941 gene encoding MDIS1-interacting receptor like kinase 2-like: MNLSRNNLSGSIPTSFNERVSLRSIDICSNQLVGPLPKIKAFQNASLEELRDNKDLCSSNHTGMSPCSSLRKKKRISRKLILTLTLSLIFIALILLVITCILFLTKRKRNISIQPREPSRSSFSIRGFDGKIAYENIITATENFDSKYCIGKGGHGSVYKVELPCGQVVAVKKVHALEDDEESDDNLKGFSKEIQTLVNIRHRNIVKIYGFCSHARHSFLVYELLEGGNLSQNLSNEGRARDLYWLKRVDIVKGVANALCYLHHECSPPVVHRDISSNNVLLDAEGNPHVSDFGTAKLLRPNSSNWTSFAGTFGYVAPELAYTMKVNEKSDVYSFGVLSLEVILGHHPGDIIAAISSVSPASGTNGILLKDIIDERPLAPGKQEKEELIKITKLAFACLRQSPQARPTMKQICASLSKEKLPSEGLFSTVTLGQLLEPALLRS